The following are encoded together in the Methanosarcina flavescens genome:
- the rsgA gene encoding ribosome small subunit-dependent GTPase A gives MNNHSEAETSGHNPVHSDTNTIPGWNEELELAFSAYKGSYTPGRVTSRHKTVCEVLVPGAVVQAGISGALQKIGKQPVVGDFVVLLDQPELGSRMIVNILPRRTYLSRGAAGNGGGEQVIAANLDTIFIVTSVGKDLNLRRLERYLTIVYSSGARPVILLNKIDLEDNPARLVEKIQFIAGNVPVIPLSALSKTGLDTLSPYLNPGETVALIGSSGVGKSTLINAFLGETVQRTSGIREDDEKGRHTTTVRQMFPLPNGAVLIDNPGIREIQLGDSADGLEKAFSEIVDAARNCKFKDCTHRDEPGCTVLKAVEDGLIPEERLASYHRLTDELIFQTKKAEIGLKRLEKERFKKIAVDIKKYKKFTGKP, from the coding sequence ATGAACAATCATAGCGAAGCAGAAACTTCAGGTCATAATCCAGTTCATAGTGACACTAATACTATTCCAGGGTGGAATGAAGAACTTGAGCTTGCTTTTTCTGCCTACAAAGGCTCTTACACTCCCGGAAGAGTCACATCAAGGCACAAAACAGTCTGCGAAGTCCTTGTCCCTGGAGCTGTCGTGCAGGCTGGAATTTCCGGTGCACTTCAGAAAATTGGGAAGCAGCCGGTTGTAGGGGATTTTGTCGTTTTACTTGACCAGCCAGAACTGGGCTCACGCATGATTGTTAATATCCTTCCCAGAAGAACCTATCTCTCAAGAGGGGCAGCAGGAAACGGGGGCGGAGAGCAGGTAATTGCTGCAAACCTTGATACCATTTTTATCGTGACGTCGGTTGGTAAGGATCTCAACCTTAGAAGGCTTGAGAGGTATCTCACCATTGTATATTCTTCTGGGGCAAGACCTGTAATTTTACTTAACAAAATTGACCTTGAAGATAATCCAGCCCGGCTGGTAGAAAAAATCCAGTTTATTGCAGGGAATGTGCCGGTTATTCCATTAAGTGCCCTTTCAAAAACCGGGCTTGATACACTTAGCCCTTACCTCAATCCAGGGGAAACGGTTGCATTAATCGGTTCTTCAGGGGTTGGGAAATCCACACTTATTAACGCTTTTCTTGGTGAAACCGTCCAGAGAACCAGCGGTATCAGGGAAGACGATGAAAAAGGGAGACATACAACAACAGTCCGCCAGATGTTCCCGCTTCCGAACGGAGCAGTCCTTATAGACAATCCCGGAATCAGGGAAATCCAGCTCGGAGACTCTGCAGACGGGCTTGAAAAAGCATTTTCAGAAATAGTTGATGCAGCCCGCAACTGCAAATTTAAAGACTGCACTCACCGTGACGAGCCGGGTTGTACTGTACTGAAGGCGGTTGAAGACGGGCTTATTCCGGAAGAACGGCTTGCCAGTTATCACAGGTTAACTGATGAACTTATATTCCAGACAAAAAAAGCCGAGATAGGGCTTAAGCGGCTTGAAAAGGAAAGATTCAAGAAAATAGCGGTGGATATTAAAAAATATAAGAAATTTACTGGAAAGCCGTAA
- a CDS encoding DUF362 domain-containing protein — MSKIQRLFDEAGFVELLGSDDLTAIKVHFGEYGNDGYINPVFVRQVVEKIRAAGAKPFITDTNTLYSGSRHNAVDHLTTAIEHGFDYSVVRAPLIISDGLKSQNAAEVEIGLKHFNSVKIGSDIAAADSMIVMSHFKGHIVAGFGGAIKNLAMGCAPAVGKKEQHFRTSPHVVGEKCVACGKCVEVCPVGASALVGEVSMIEPNICISCGQCMEACPSGAIDIDWEHDIPEFLECVTEYAYGAVKGKKNRVGYINFLLKITPDCDCVPWSDAPIVPDIGILASTDPVALDQASYDLVNKQKGLIGSSLHFNHEAGADKFRGAWPMVDGTHQLRYGEEIGLGSREYKLVEI, encoded by the coding sequence ATCAGTAAGATTCAGAGGCTTTTTGATGAAGCAGGATTCGTTGAGCTCCTGGGGTCAGACGACCTGACTGCAATAAAGGTTCATTTTGGAGAGTACGGGAACGATGGATACATAAATCCGGTCTTTGTACGGCAGGTTGTGGAAAAGATTCGAGCAGCCGGGGCAAAACCGTTTATTACGGACACAAATACACTTTACTCGGGCAGCCGGCATAATGCCGTCGATCATCTGACAACAGCAATAGAACATGGTTTTGATTATTCCGTAGTCCGGGCTCCACTTATTATATCGGACGGCTTGAAGAGCCAGAATGCGGCAGAGGTCGAGATCGGGCTGAAGCACTTCAATTCCGTAAAAATAGGGTCGGATATTGCTGCTGCGGACTCCATGATTGTGATGTCCCATTTTAAGGGGCATATCGTAGCCGGATTTGGAGGGGCTATCAAAAATCTTGCTATGGGCTGTGCTCCCGCAGTCGGCAAGAAAGAACAGCACTTCAGGACAAGCCCGCATGTGGTTGGAGAAAAGTGCGTAGCCTGCGGAAAATGCGTTGAGGTCTGTCCGGTTGGGGCTTCTGCTCTTGTAGGCGAGGTTTCAATGATCGAGCCAAATATCTGCATAAGCTGCGGGCAATGTATGGAAGCCTGTCCGTCAGGGGCAATTGATATCGACTGGGAACACGACATCCCGGAGTTTCTGGAATGCGTTACAGAATATGCATATGGCGCGGTGAAAGGAAAGAAAAACAGAGTCGGCTATATTAATTTCCTGCTTAAAATTACACCTGACTGCGACTGTGTGCCCTGGAGCGATGCGCCTATTGTGCCGGATATAGGAATCCTAGCTTCAACTGATCCTGTTGCCCTTGACCAAGCAAGTTACGACCTTGTAAATAAGCAGAAAGGGCTTATCGGCTCCTCCCTGCACTTTAACCACGAGGCCGGAGCCGATAAATTCAGGGGCGCCTGGCCAATGGTTGACGGAACTCACCAGCTCAGATATGGAGAAGAAATCGGGCTTGGAAGCCGGGAGTATAAACTGGTTGAGATTTGA